A part of Microcoleus sp. AS-A8 genomic DNA contains:
- a CDS encoding PPC domain-containing protein, whose product MTQAFAARFSFALLVPITCLTVSLTAMAARAQSQLYTPLAIPPSNEVADTLTDKDIPTGQGGFARDYAITLNAGDQLAIDLSSENFDTIVTLMAADGSTVGENDDGPDGTTNSLLFTRITEASRYIIRVRAFGETSGGAFKLKVTRLRPLS is encoded by the coding sequence ATGACTCAGGCTTTTGCTGCTCGGTTTAGCTTTGCTCTACTGGTTCCCATAACATGTTTGACAGTAAGCTTAACGGCGATGGCAGCGAGAGCACAGAGCCAGCTTTATACTCCTCTGGCGATTCCTCCCAGTAACGAAGTTGCGGATACACTCACAGACAAGGATATTCCCACCGGTCAGGGTGGGTTTGCCCGCGACTACGCCATCACTTTAAACGCTGGTGACCAACTCGCCATTGATCTTTCTTCAGAGAACTTTGACACGATTGTCACTCTCATGGCAGCCGATGGTTCCACAGTCGGAGAAAATGATGATGGCCCTGATGGTACGACGAACTCGCTTTTGTTCACCCGGATTACTGAAGCAAGTCGGTACATCATTCGAGTGCGTGCCTTTGGAGAAACCAGTGGTGGTGCTTTTAAACTGAAGGTGACGCGCCTGCGACCGCTGAGTTAA